Proteins from one Desulfitobacterium chlororespirans DSM 11544 genomic window:
- a CDS encoding class I SAM-dependent methyltransferase has product MEKQIKIEEKWNKAAHEYDHTVKNELNSFKGKAWLELIQQHIPQNRPLHILDVGTGPGFFAILLAGAGYRVTAIDSSQGMIEKARQNAAEAGIKADFALMDSHHLDFADDSFDLVISRNVTWTLHDPVTAYREWQRVLKPGGSLLIFDANWHLYQYDRELMDKVKQRDSEYRSQYGEPDDDYYGPKARRDESAKLLLHDQQRPAWDNGALAALGFIEISNDLHIAQRVWDEKEQLLYGANPLFMVAAKKNG; this is encoded by the coding sequence GTGGAAAAACAAATTAAGATTGAGGAAAAGTGGAATAAAGCCGCCCATGAATATGACCATACGGTCAAAAATGAATTAAACAGCTTTAAAGGAAAAGCATGGCTTGAGCTGATTCAACAACATATTCCCCAGAACAGGCCTTTGCATATCCTGGATGTGGGTACTGGTCCCGGTTTTTTTGCCATTTTGCTGGCCGGAGCCGGTTACCGGGTGACGGCCATTGACAGCAGCCAGGGGATGATTGAGAAGGCAAGGCAAAACGCGGCAGAGGCGGGGATCAAAGCGGATTTCGCCCTAATGGACAGTCACCATCTTGATTTTGCCGATGATTCCTTTGATTTGGTCATCAGCCGTAATGTAACCTGGACTTTGCATGATCCGGTCACAGCCTATAGGGAATGGCAGCGGGTCCTGAAACCGGGCGGCAGTCTGTTGATTTTCGATGCCAACTGGCATCTCTATCAATATGACAGGGAATTGATGGACAAGGTAAAGCAACGGGATTCGGAATACAGAAGTCAATACGGCGAACCTGACGATGATTATTATGGGCCGAAGGCCAGGCGGGATGAATCGGCAAAGCTGCTTCTTCATGATCAGCAGCGGCCTGCCTGGGATAATGGAGCCCTTGCCGCTTTGGGCTTTATAGAAATCAGCAATGACCTCCATATTGCCCAACGGGTATGGGATGAAAAAGAGCAGCTCTTGTACGGAGCCAATCCTTTGTTTATGGTGGCGGCTAAGAAAAATGGATAA
- a CDS encoding ABC transporter ATP-binding protein, whose amino-acid sequence MELKLTGVTCKIQDITIVQDVSLEVKDGEFVGLIGPNGSGKTTLLKNIYRVYSPCQGVISMMGEDISRQSFKKTFRNMSVVAQEITHDFDFIVREVVMMGRTPHKSILEQDTEEDERIVRESLAEVGILELMDRHYATLSGGEKQRVQVARALAQKAQLLIMDEPTNHLDIAYKIQIMKMVKDLGITVLTTLHDLNIAALYCDRIYVLSEGRIVGQGTPEAVLCPEMLAKVFGVAAEVSVHPMTKKPNITFLP is encoded by the coding sequence ATGGAATTGAAATTAACAGGTGTAACCTGCAAAATTCAGGATATCACCATTGTTCAGGATGTCAGCCTGGAGGTAAAGGATGGGGAATTTGTGGGCTTGATCGGTCCCAACGGCAGCGGCAAGACCACCTTGCTTAAGAATATTTATCGGGTCTATTCTCCCTGCCAAGGTGTGATTTCCATGATGGGAGAGGATATTTCCAGACAGTCCTTCAAAAAAACCTTTCGGAATATGTCCGTTGTGGCTCAGGAAATCACTCATGATTTTGATTTCATTGTCCGGGAAGTGGTGATGATGGGGCGCACCCCTCATAAGAGCATCCTTGAACAGGATACGGAAGAAGATGAGAGAATCGTCAGGGAGTCATTGGCTGAGGTCGGCATACTCGAACTGATGGACCGGCATTATGCAACCCTTTCGGGGGGCGAAAAACAGCGGGTGCAGGTGGCCCGGGCTCTGGCCCAGAAAGCGCAGCTGCTGATTATGGATGAACCCACCAACCATCTGGATATCGCCTATAAGATACAGATCATGAAAATGGTCAAGGACCTGGGCATCACTGTGCTGACCACCCTCCATGATCTCAATATTGCAGCCCTCTACTGCGACAGAATTTATGTCCTTAGTGAAGGAAGGATTGTTGGCCAGGGAACGCCTGAAGCCGTACTTTGCCCCGAAATGCTGGCAAAGGTCTTCGGGGTTGCCGCTGAGGTTTCTGTTCACCCCATGACGAAAAAACCAAACATCACCTTCTTGCCTTAA
- a CDS encoding FecCD family ABC transporter permease gives MKNRHFSWVITALVVLLIASSVLCVILGPVHVEARFTWRILLHQILGEHSWLEVDWDKSQFIIVWLIRYPRVLLGLVVGAGLAVVGTGLQALTRNQLADPHLLGISSGASVTAVLSILFGVFSSFGQYGLSLSAFIGALGTMILVYFIAQEDGRVITTRLVLGGVALSMTLGGITNLMVTMGGSEAGIRSALQWMLGSLSSASWEQLPIPTMVMLIGTAALFITYRSLNGILMGDDVAISMGINVVRYRKFLLVTTSIITGVLVAVSGAIGFIGLMVPHVSRMIVGADNRKVIPVSMLIGAIFTIWMDLLARTLVPSSEFPIGVLTSIVGGPFFIWMLRKKKRNAPGRI, from the coding sequence ATGAAAAACAGGCACTTTTCATGGGTCATAACCGCATTGGTGGTATTGCTTATTGCATCCAGTGTGCTGTGCGTTATACTGGGGCCCGTCCATGTGGAAGCCCGCTTTACCTGGCGTATTCTGCTGCATCAAATTCTGGGGGAGCACAGTTGGCTGGAAGTGGATTGGGATAAATCTCAGTTTATCATCGTATGGCTGATCCGCTATCCCCGGGTTCTGCTTGGGCTGGTGGTGGGTGCAGGGCTGGCGGTGGTGGGTACCGGATTGCAGGCCCTTACCCGGAACCAGCTTGCTGATCCCCATTTGCTGGGCATATCTTCCGGTGCTTCCGTAACGGCCGTTCTGTCCATCCTTTTCGGCGTGTTTTCAAGCTTTGGGCAATATGGCTTGTCTTTAAGCGCTTTTATCGGGGCCTTGGGGACCATGATTTTAGTCTATTTTATTGCTCAGGAAGACGGCCGTGTCATCACCACCAGGCTGGTGCTGGGCGGGGTGGCTCTCTCCATGACCTTAGGGGGGATTACCAATCTCATGGTTACCATGGGAGGGTCGGAAGCAGGGATACGTTCGGCCTTGCAGTGGATGCTGGGCAGTTTATCCAGTGCATCCTGGGAGCAGCTGCCTATTCCTACTATGGTTATGCTGATCGGTACGGCAGCCCTGTTCATAACCTATCGTTCCCTTAACGGCATCCTGATGGGGGACGATGTGGCCATATCCATGGGTATCAATGTGGTCCGTTACCGGAAGTTCTTGTTGGTCACCACATCCATCATTACCGGAGTCCTTGTGGCCGTAAGCGGGGCGATTGGTTTTATCGGGCTGATGGTGCCCCATGTCTCCCGTATGATCGTGGGGGCCGACAACCGCAAGGTTATTCCGGTGAGCATGTTAATCGGCGCTATCTTTACTATCTGGATGGACTTGCTGGCCCGAACCCTGGTCCCCTCCTCGGAATTTCCGATCGGTGTGCTCACCTCCATTGTGGGGGGACCCTTTTTCATTTGGATGCTGCGCAAGAAGAAGAGAAACGCCCCGGGGAGGATTTAG
- a CDS encoding ABC transporter ATP-binding protein has protein sequence METKDNSAFLKKLGRVMKLTFYIKNHAWLIGFSVLTGIFNKTLPVLSAALVAYIVGTAAAGAAAQALVVYLVVLGVVVLLRALFEYLEMYIAHAAAFRMLHDFRLMIYRKLEQLCPAYMIDKKSGAVISTVMDDVEQLEWFYAHTLGTFFIAILVPAAILIYMLSLHWLLPLVLIPWMLLTAVTHLWFGKKAAAQGKEVKESLAEVNAETIDGVQGLREIISFGQQSSYLNRLVGRTKRLNEAQVRDGKRLGIEQALIKAFTALGMLSVLIVSSQMVSTGVIHQSLYPVAVILTVYAFNPLLELMGMITNFGLISASADRVFSILEAAPAAVDRTDKPPARVLLPYIAYQKVSFRYQESLPFVLEDISFEVKPGETVALVGHSGAGKSTCISLLLRFWEVTEGAIAVDGVDLRDMPQKTLREIISLVPQDVYLFNTNIRDNIRLGLPGAEDREVEKAAKAALAHDFIMEMPEGYDTVVGERGAQLSGGQRQRIAIARAFLKNSPILLMDEAVSNLDTTHEQRLQRAIKNLQNNRTTLIIAHRLSTIMSADRIVVLDHGQVAEMGSHQELMAKDGIYARLVAIQAGA, from the coding sequence ATGGAGACGAAGGATAATAGTGCATTTTTAAAAAAATTGGGGCGGGTAATGAAGCTTACCTTCTATATAAAAAACCACGCTTGGCTGATTGGGTTTTCCGTGCTCACCGGTATTTTCAATAAAACCCTTCCTGTGCTGAGCGCGGCCCTGGTAGCCTATATCGTCGGTACAGCAGCGGCGGGGGCAGCAGCCCAAGCTCTTGTTGTTTATCTGGTGGTGCTGGGTGTCGTTGTTCTGCTGCGGGCATTGTTTGAATATTTGGAGATGTACATTGCTCATGCGGCTGCTTTCCGCATGCTCCACGATTTTCGCCTGATGATCTACCGGAAGCTGGAACAGCTTTGCCCCGCCTATATGATTGACAAAAAGTCCGGCGCCGTTATATCAACTGTCATGGATGATGTGGAGCAGCTGGAGTGGTTCTACGCCCATACCCTGGGCACCTTCTTTATTGCCATACTGGTCCCCGCTGCTATTCTGATTTATATGCTTTCCCTTCATTGGCTGCTGCCCTTGGTATTGATACCGTGGATGCTGCTGACGGCAGTGACCCACCTGTGGTTCGGGAAAAAAGCCGCTGCCCAGGGGAAGGAAGTGAAGGAAAGCCTGGCCGAAGTCAATGCGGAAACCATTGACGGGGTACAGGGTTTGCGGGAAATTATTTCTTTCGGGCAGCAAAGCTCCTACCTCAACCGCCTGGTCGGCAGAACGAAACGCCTTAACGAAGCACAGGTCCGGGACGGCAAACGGTTGGGTATTGAACAGGCTCTGATCAAGGCCTTCACAGCTCTGGGCATGCTTTCCGTACTTATTGTCTCCTCCCAAATGGTCTCAACCGGAGTGATTCACCAATCCCTTTATCCTGTGGCGGTTATTCTAACTGTCTATGCCTTCAACCCCCTTTTAGAGCTTATGGGGATGATCACGAATTTTGGTTTGATTTCCGCTTCTGCAGACCGTGTGTTTTCTATCCTGGAGGCTGCGCCGGCTGCAGTGGACCGGACGGATAAGCCCCCTGCCCGGGTGTTGCTGCCTTATATTGCCTATCAGAAGGTCAGCTTCCGCTATCAGGAAAGTCTGCCTTTCGTGCTGGAGGATATCAGCTTTGAAGTAAAGCCCGGGGAAACGGTGGCCCTGGTGGGACACTCGGGGGCGGGGAAATCCACCTGTATCAGTCTGCTGCTGCGGTTCTGGGAGGTAACAGAGGGAGCCATCGCCGTAGACGGCGTGGATTTACGGGACATGCCCCAAAAAACCTTGCGGGAGATCATTTCCCTGGTGCCCCAGGATGTTTATCTGTTCAATACCAATATTCGCGACAATATCCGCCTGGGGTTGCCTGGGGCTGAGGATAGAGAGGTTGAAAAGGCGGCAAAAGCCGCCCTTGCTCACGATTTCATTATGGAGATGCCCGAGGGATATGATACCGTTGTCGGGGAGCGGGGGGCACAGCTTTCCGGCGGTCAGCGCCAGCGCATCGCCATCGCCCGCGCCTTTTTGAAAAATTCCCCCATCCTGCTTATGGATGAGGCGGTCTCCAACCTGGATACCACCCATGAGCAACGGCTGCAAAGGGCTATCAAAAATTTGCAGAACAACCGGACAACCCTGATCATTGCCCACAGATTGTCAACCATTATGTCGGCAGACCGGATTGTGGTTCTTGATCATGGGCAGGTAGCGGAAATGGGTTCCCATCAAGAGCTCATGGCCAAAGACGGTATTTACGCCAGATTGGTGGCGATTCAGGCCGGTGCCTAA